ATTTAGTATGTTTTGATTTATGTTGTACTGGAAAACTATCTTTTTCTTGGTCAAAATTATTTCTCGAATAATTTTGATGTGCAATCTTTAGATTGAGTGTAGGAGAGAATTCAAactatagatttttttttttgttctttttaaataaataaatcgtgATGTGTCATCCAatggcagggaaccaaattcGAGGCCTGCTGCATCTGAGTTGCTCCAGgtggttttaattttattagcaCTTCTCTATATTGAATTGGCACATAGAAGGCTGCAGTAGTTGTAGTAACTTTTCCAGTTTACCATAAACTTGTGCTTCTGGTGATTGCCAAAAAGTTGACCACTCAGAGGTTATATTTCACCAAGGTTTGTTCTTACTTTGCTAATTATATGCAGCATCCCTTTGTTACTGGTGAACAAGTGGAATGTCATCCTCTTTTGTGTACTTCTGTCACGGTTAGTACTGTTGAAATGGATCCTAGAACATGTTATTCATATGTttctttgaattctttataATGGTTTCTTTGCTACAATCAGGAAAATTCTAAAACCCCTTCCCCGTCAAGTGCCACACGCCTGGAAGCGTCGTAAGTTTTGCAATTTAGTTTCTTCTGAATTTGGAAGTTCAgatagtgccttttatgatacTTGTTTTGTCTTCTTGACATGATAGCATTAACTTTGTTGCCAGTAAAATGTCAACCTGCCCTGGCTCAACAGATCTTTGTAAGTTGGATAGTCTGGATTGCTCGGCTGAATACCCTGAGAAGTCCTCAGAAAATAAACATATTTGGGGAATGAACAACAGTGATGATGATATGTGTATGATTGACAAAGATAATTTTACGGTGGGTGAAGTAAATCCCTGTTCTTCTCTTATGCCTGGGAACTTTAAGGTAACTGCTTTAATGTCCTCGTGGTTGGACTTTGTATGAGCACTTAAGAAATTCGGAAACTAATCGttttacaaattattttgttataattagAGTTTTAACCCCATGTCTGAGCCCCCTGATGACTGGGGTCACAAATTAGATGACAGTGCAGCACCGGAACAGAGAGGTATAAGTTTAGACACTGACGGACAAATTTCTGAGCCTGCTGCCCACTCTGGAGCTTTTGGTGTGGGGGAGAAAGATTTTTCGCTTCCTTGCAGACCGTCACTTTCAGAGGATGATGATGAACTTACTGAGTCAAAAATTACAGCCTTTTTGGATGAGAAGGTACAGTTTTCAGTTTTCAGTCAAAATTAGCTGTTCATGTTTAATATATTTTGTCTTGCTCTGAATTATTTGTGTGTTGAACTGGAAATCAATATGTCAGGCTCTTGAACTGAAGAAACTGCAAACGCCTCTGTATGAAGAATTTCTCAACAGTTTTCCAGTTTGCTCGCCGAGCTTTGTGGAGAGCACACGTGATGAAACTACCCCAAAGTACTTGAAATTACCCCCAAAAAGCAGGTCACCAAGTCGAGGTCCAACTGGCGGTCCATCTCCGGCAGTTGATGCTCTTAATGGAAGCCCAGGAAGTAATAGCAAGTGTGTGTCAAATATTGGCAGTGCAAGTGATCAAAGTTCACAGGACGTCCCTTCACCCCCGCTTAATGATTGGAAAGGGCGTCTAGTTGATGCTCAGCAGGAGCCAAGTAGCCCAAGGTTAGTTCATCAGTTGTTGGTTTCTTTAGCTTGCCTCTATGATTTTCTGGTAGTTGTTGATTAATCTGAAATTGTATACTGTGCCACTCACAGTATGAGCTTTTCGGAGAGACAGAGGAAGTGGAAAGAAGAACTTGACCAAGAACTCGAGAGAAAGCGAGGTAGTAACTCTTGCCTTGCCTCGTATAATTTCAAATGCCAGTTAAATACTAGTCTTTTGGGGGTATCATCTTCACTTTCAGAGAAACCATTGCCGAGTTTAATTTATTGTAGTTTGTGAGGAACCTGATAATACTTTTGACATACCATCTTCATTTCAAAGATACCAACGttaggttttgttttgttttagccAAAATTCTCCAGAAGTTTTCAGATATTTGTGTGCTTAAACTGATGCACCTTAGTATGTCTGAAGTTGAGTTCTCAAATAAATTTATGTGCATAACGTGCATAAAAACGTATGTTTATTACATATCTGATTGCAGAGATGATGCGGCAAGCAGGCGTGGGAGGGAAAACATCGTCTCCAAAGGACCGAGCTTTGAATCGGCAGAGAGAGCGTACAAGGTTTGCATCCCCAGGCAAATAAATGTGTTTCAGAGTGTTCATGCTGGCCCTTGAGTTTTCCCATCAGGAGTTGTTAACACAAGAGCTTTTAGTTTTGGCTAAGTGGTTAAGTAATACTTGGCACGGCCAATTTGCAAGCTCTGAAGGAATACAGCAATGACGCATCTCACATGCTAGCCAATCTCCCATTGTTCATACTGTGAATGTGTCCTTGTATGAGGGGCCTGGCTAGTGAATGTTTTTGTGCTATATAAAGCATTGTTGATGTTTGGCgataatttttttccctttgtatTCTTGGGTGGTTCTTGTGGGTGGGATGAGAGGGAGTGGGTACTTTTTCCTCTAGCATACAAATTGTATTATTAATGTAGAATAACCTGGATCATATAAACTCAATAGCgtatgaaaaaaatttcatgtCACTTTCTTTTGTGATACTCGTGGGCATCTTGTTGAATCTTGTGGCAATGGAAtggtttctctctcttttgaaACCCAGTTTTATTAGAATATGTTGCCTGTTGTGAACTCGTTGCAGCAAATAGCTTTTGAGTCTCTtaatttttagggaaaatttcacttacctTCTTGAACTACTATGCATTTTTGAATAAGTTtccctaaacttaaaaaatttgtagtaaGATGTTCTGATTTTTCAGCTCCTTTTAATCAATCCCGTCCGTTATGATTTTTTGGAGAAGAGAATATAAAAACCAAAATACccatttctaaaataaaaaagggaaaaaaaaaaaaaaaaaaaaaattgacctcGAGGATCTGGCATCACCGACACGGACAGGTCGTGTGTTgatctattatttatttttttttttattttttttaagtaagggCATAAATACAAACTATGCCTTACTTTCAAGTTGTCTCAGATTTTGAAGGCAATGCAAGTTCTGGTGTAGGCATATTTCTTAACAGTATGAACCAAAAGTAGTTTCAAGTTAAAGGAGAATCCATGAGTTATTGATACCATGGCAAACTTGTACATCAAGAAATGGCTATGGAATGACCTAACATTCACACCCACACAAGCGAAAGAATCAACTATGGACATCAAGAAAAAAGCATATCACTATCTCCAAACACATTCCAGAGTTCAGAATCTCAATGGTGTTGAAAGTGGGCGCTGTTTCAATCCACTCATCACCCCATCACTCTTCTGTAAACCTTTTCTGCTCCTCAATGGAGACACCAATCTGGTTGCAAGTCTTGAAGGAGAGAAGGACCGGCGCAACTTCGAGGCAGTTGACATCTTTGGAGACTTCTTGTTCAAACCTGTAGGCCTTGTGGGGGAAAGAGAAACCACCGGCGGGCTCTTGATCTTCACCTGAAACTTAGAAGAAGCCGACGACGGCGACTTGATTAAGAACTTATGTGGTGTCTGTAACTGTTTGTTTCTTCCTATAATCGGAGACCTTGTCTTGCAAAACTTTTGCTGCTGTGTAGAGGAAGAAGCTGTGGACAGGAACAAAGGGTTGGGGAATAGAACAGTCTTCTTAGCCCATGGCCTATTCTTGGGGGACACCCTATTTGCAAAGTGTcggttgttttctttttcaatttctctGAACTTTGGAGGTGAAACCTTGAAGTTGATTCGGGATCGAGCCCTTTGAAGCGACGGCGAATCGGACTCGGATCGAATCAATTGCAGTTTGGTTTGCTTCTCCCTCTTCCTTCTGGCTTTTAATTCTGTGTTTTCGGGTTGTGGCTTCTGGTTTCTTCGTTGAGATAGTGGAGTTTTGGGGTCGTCAAGggttattttcttggttttgtgaACAACTGCTGCTGCTATTTGTTTTGCAAATTGGCTTGCTTGTAGAATTTCTCCAACTGTTTCACCTACAAGCATTGCCGGTAATGACATTCTACGCCACTCCCCTGTTTGAAAACATTGAAGTTGTCAGTAAAAATCCTATTAATGTTCATTTTGGTTTACAAAAAGATATACAAAAGAAAGCAATTCTGAATTGCAGATTTATTGTTTGAGAATCAAGAAAATGAATTCTCATCATTGCAAAAGGGGGGCTTATTACAATCTATGTCACGATTCTATGGGTGTGTTTatgattgcgatttcgtaaataaTAAGTgtcattttaaatcaaatcacagaacataaatcgtttaggaactatgtttttaaaaattgcgatttgaaaacgcagaaaatctattttttcaaatggcAGGTAAGAtctttgaaaatgcaaaattttaaaggctaatttgcgattttaaaggctaaactgtaattttgccaaacgcttagctgcatttttaaaaatcatttttttcaaatcacacattttaaaatctttatttaaaatcacactctttaaaatcgtaaacccaaacggaccctataACCCAGTGAAAAGATAATTCAATTAGAATTAGGATTTTTGCTCATAAATTAAAGCTCTTGTTAGATAAGGTAAGAGACGTACTGTCCCCCTTTAGGAGAATAATGAATTTATTATctctattaagaaaataaagagacttgcTCGTGAAACAATATCTCCCCGTAGGAAAATAAAGGATTTGTCTCCTTTTAGAATTAGATTTgctatttacattatttatatTCT
Above is a genomic segment from Alnus glutinosa chromosome 12, dhAlnGlut1.1, whole genome shotgun sequence containing:
- the LOC133851868 gene encoding probable microtubule-binding protein TANGLED, yielding MVARTPPKQRKMVAPLNPVLLRETVMKVDRCMARLQELQYTVAGGTKVISGVNLSPRSTRGYLRTSLRCKQESARIKNASAKKSPVGKFPAHSGGEWRRMSLPAMLVGETVGEILQASQFAKQIAAAVVHKTKKITLDDPKTPLSQRRNQKPQPENTELKARRKREKQTKLQLIRSESDSPSLQRARSRINFKVSPPKFREIEKENNRHFANRVSPKNRPWAKKTVLFPNPLFLSTASSSTQQQKFCKTRSPIIGRNKQLQTPHKFLIKSPSSASSKFQVKIKSPPVVSLSPTRPTGLNKKSPKMSTASKLRRSFSPSRLATRLVSPLRSRKGLQKSDGVMSGLKQRPLSTPLRF
- the LOC133852433 gene encoding mitogen-activated protein kinase kinase kinase ANP1-like, which codes for MQDIFGSVRRSLVFRTASPDNEESPSSSPSPLAPTTLVDRINSCIHKSRVFTRPSPQPPPIRWRKGELIGCGAFGHVYMGMNLDSGELLAVKQVLIATNTASKDKAQAHIRELEEEVKLLKNLSHTNIVRYLGTVREEETLNILLEFVPGGSISSLLGKFGSFPEAVIRTYTKQLLLGLEYLHKNGIMHRDIKGANILVDNKGCIKLADFGASKQVVELATVSGAKSMKGTPYWMAPEVILQTGHSFSADIWSVGCTVIEMATGKPPWSQQYQEVAALFYIGTTKSHPPIPEHLSVEAKDFLLRCLQKEPNSRPAASELLQHPFVTGEQVECHPLLCTSVTENSKTPSPSSATRLEASKMSTCPGSTDLCKLDSLDCSAEYPEKSSENKHIWGMNNSDDDMCMIDKDNFTVGEVNPCSSLMPGNFKSFNPMSEPPDDWGHKLDDSAAPEQRGISLDTDGQISEPAAHSGAFGVGEKDFSLPCRPSLSEDDDELTESKITAFLDEKALELKKLQTPLYEEFLNSFPVCSPSFVESTRDETTPKYLKLPPKSRSPSRGPTGGPSPAVDALNGSPGSNSKCVSNIGSASDQSSQDVPSPPLNDWKGRLVDAQQEPSSPSMSFSERQRKWKEELDQELERKREMMRQAGVGGKTSSPKDRALNRQRERTRFASPGK